CCCTTTCCGGCGGCCAGCGCCAACGCGCCTGGATTGCCATGGTGCTGGCACAGGAAACATCCATCCTGCTGCTGGACGAACCAACGACCTGGCTTGATATCAGCCATCAAATTGATTTACTCGAATTACTGCGCGAACTGAACCAAAAACAAGGCTTTACGCTTGCGGCGGTACTGCACGATTTGAACCAGGCCTGCCGCTACGCCACGCATTTAATCGCCCTGCGCGATGGCAAAATTGTGGCCGAAGGCGCACCGACCGAGATTGTCACGCCGGAACTTATCGAGGCGATTTATGGCCTGCGCTGCATGATTATTGAAGACCCGGTGGCGCATACGCCGCTGGTTGTGCCTTTGGGGCGCGGGTAAGAAAAATTAACTGATTAAAAGTTTGCGTAGTGCTTCGCAAGGGCGCACACTTGAACTGTGCAAAAGTGCAATTCATGTTTTACTGCCCATCCGGTCAATTAGATGGAACCAGCATCATGGAGAAGATGCGCACGATAAGCAGTTTTAGAGATGCATGGCTTGAAGATTTCTTTTTGTTCACCAGACATCATCGAAAAATTCCTTCCGATATCGTCAGCACTTTGGCACGCAAGTTAGATTTAATTAATGCAGCCGTAACCTATAAGGATTTGCGATCGCCTCCTGCAAATCGTTACGAAGATCTCAGAGCACCGTTAAATGGCTATTCATCAATACGCGTCAACAGCCAGTACAGACTGATCTTCATCTGGCGCGATGGTAAAGCGCACGATATTTACCTCGATGACCACAGTTACAAATTGTATAGATGATTCGGTCAGAAACAGCACAATAAGGATGAATAATGGTCCAGGCACAACGTAAACCCACCACCGTCGGCGACGTGCTTTTATACGAGTATCTCGAACCTACTGGCCTGCGAGTGACCGATCTGGCTGATATGCTCCAGGTACATCGCAACACGGTCAGCAAGCTGCTCAATAACAACAGCAAACTGACACCTGACATGGCGTTCAGACTGGCTAAGGCGTTTGATACTTCCGTGG
The nucleotide sequence above comes from Buttiauxella selenatireducens. Encoded proteins:
- a CDS encoding type II toxin-antitoxin system RelE/ParE family toxin, whose amino-acid sequence is MEKMRTISSFRDAWLEDFFLFTRHHRKIPSDIVSTLARKLDLINAAVTYKDLRSPPANRYEDLRAPLNGYSSIRVNSQYRLIFIWRDGKAHDIYLDDHSYKLYR
- a CDS encoding HigA family addiction module antitoxin, with protein sequence MVQAQRKPTTVGDVLLYEYLEPTGLRVTDLADMLQVHRNTVSKLLNNNSKLTPDMAFRLAKAFDTSVDFWLNLQTNVDIWEIQNDPRTQEEISRIITLSEMLERKTRAA